In Streptomyces sp. NBC_00569, a single genomic region encodes these proteins:
- a CDS encoding ABC transporter substrate-binding protein: MALRTSPRTRGTTAVALAVAAALSLAACGSGDSGSSAGSGKSDNGSGSKAVAQGGEDFAKAASQTAKMGTTAKAGQFPRTIEHAMGKTEIKAQPKRVVVLDVGELDNVASLGVKPVGYAPTEGDDGVPSYLKKTAGTPKDVGTINSLNLEAIANLHPDLILGSELRAAKLYPQLSKIAPTVFSIRPGFTWKENYLLNASALDKTAEAKANLAAYEKKAKKLGDDIGEKKPTVTMLRYMPGMIRLYAKASFIGTILDDAGIPRPKNQQVVDLATEVSPEKIDQADADWIFTGVYGDAKKTDRATAEGNPLWKKLGAVKSGQAKDVPDETWYLGLGVTAANLVLDDLHGYLVK; the protein is encoded by the coding sequence ATGGCCCTGCGAACAAGTCCTCGCACCCGCGGCACCACCGCCGTAGCCCTCGCCGTGGCCGCCGCGCTGTCGCTCGCGGCCTGCGGGTCGGGCGACTCCGGCTCGTCCGCCGGCTCCGGCAAGTCCGACAACGGCAGCGGCTCCAAGGCCGTCGCCCAGGGCGGCGAGGACTTCGCCAAGGCGGCCTCGCAGACCGCGAAGATGGGCACGACCGCCAAGGCCGGCCAGTTCCCGCGCACCATCGAGCACGCCATGGGCAAGACCGAGATAAAGGCGCAGCCCAAGCGGGTCGTCGTTCTCGACGTCGGCGAGCTCGACAACGTCGCGTCCCTCGGCGTCAAGCCCGTCGGCTACGCCCCCACCGAGGGCGACGACGGCGTCCCGTCCTACCTGAAGAAGACGGCGGGCACCCCCAAGGACGTCGGCACGATCAACTCCCTCAACCTCGAGGCGATCGCCAATCTCCACCCCGACCTGATCCTCGGCAGCGAGCTGCGCGCCGCCAAGCTCTACCCGCAGCTCTCCAAGATCGCCCCGACGGTCTTCTCCATCCGCCCCGGCTTCACGTGGAAGGAGAACTACCTCCTCAACGCGTCCGCCCTCGACAAGACCGCCGAGGCCAAGGCGAACCTCGCCGCGTACGAGAAGAAGGCGAAGAAGCTCGGCGACGACATCGGCGAGAAGAAGCCCACCGTCACGATGCTGCGCTACATGCCCGGCATGATCCGCCTCTACGCGAAGGCGTCCTTCATCGGCACGATCCTCGACGACGCCGGCATCCCGCGCCCCAAGAACCAGCAGGTCGTGGACCTCGCCACGGAGGTCAGCCCGGAGAAGATCGACCAGGCCGACGCCGACTGGATCTTCACCGGTGTCTACGGCGACGCGAAGAAGACCGACCGCGCCACCGCCGAGGGCAACCCGCTGTGGAAGAAGCTCGGCGCGGTGAAGAGCGGACAGGCCAAGGACGTCCCGGACGAGACCTGGTACCTGGGGCTCGGTGTCACGGCGGCGAACCTGGTCCTCGACGACCTGCACGGCTACCTCGTCAAGTAG
- a CDS encoding Nif3-like dinuclear metal center hexameric protein — translation MPRLSEVIAALEKLWPSERAESWDAVGTVAGDPDAEVSRVLFAVDPVQETVDEAVKLGAGLLVTHHPLYLRGTTTVAATTFKGRVVHTLIKNDVALHVAHTNADRADPGVSDALAGALDLRVTGPLVPDPTDPAGRRGLGRICELEHPLTLRELVGLAADRLPATAQGIRVSGDLDATIRTIAVSGGSGDSLFDDVRAAGVDAFLTADLRHHPASEAREQSPLALLDAAHWATEQPWCELAAAQLDEISDRKGWGLRVHVSKTVTDPWTAHAASNATPIPTGAPN, via the coding sequence GTGCCCCGTCTGTCTGAAGTCATCGCCGCGCTCGAGAAGCTGTGGCCCTCCGAGCGGGCCGAGTCGTGGGACGCGGTCGGCACGGTCGCCGGCGACCCCGACGCCGAGGTCTCCCGGGTGCTGTTCGCCGTGGACCCCGTCCAGGAGACCGTCGACGAGGCGGTGAAGCTGGGCGCCGGCCTCCTGGTCACGCACCACCCGCTCTATCTGCGCGGCACGACGACCGTCGCCGCCACCACCTTCAAGGGCCGCGTCGTCCACACCCTGATCAAGAACGACGTCGCGTTGCACGTCGCGCACACCAACGCCGACCGTGCCGACCCGGGCGTCTCCGACGCGCTCGCGGGAGCCCTCGACCTCCGGGTCACCGGGCCCCTCGTGCCGGACCCGACCGACCCGGCGGGCCGCCGCGGACTCGGCCGGATCTGCGAACTCGAACACCCCCTCACCCTGCGCGAACTGGTCGGCCTGGCCGCCGACCGGCTGCCCGCCACCGCGCAGGGCATCCGCGTCAGCGGCGACCTCGACGCGACGATCCGTACGATCGCCGTCAGCGGCGGCTCCGGTGACAGCCTCTTCGACGACGTGCGCGCCGCGGGCGTCGACGCCTTCCTCACCGCGGACCTGCGCCACCACCCCGCCTCCGAGGCGCGCGAGCAGAGCCCGCTCGCCCTGCTCGACGCCGCCCACTGGGCCACCGAGCAGCCCTGGTGCGAGCTGGCCGCAGCCCAGCTCGACGAGATCTCCGACCGCAAGGGATGGGGACTTCGCGTCCACGTCTCGAAGACGGTCACCGACCCCTGGACCGCCCACGCGGCGTCCAACGCCACACCGATCCCAACTGGAGCCCCCAACTGA
- a CDS encoding zinc ribbon domain-containing protein, producing MNAAPADQIRLLDVQALDVRLSQLAHKRKSLPEHAEIESLNKDLTQLRDLHVAAQTEESDCAREQTKAEQDVDQVRQRAARDQQRLDSGAVTSPKDLENLQREIASLAKRQGDLEDVVLEVMERRESAQERFEELTGRVASVQGKIDDATARRDASFEELDGETATAMKERGIVAGSVPDDLLKLYDKLRVKEGGVGAARLYQRRCEGCQLELNITELNEVRAAAPDSVVRCENCHRILVRTSESGL from the coding sequence CTGAACGCCGCGCCCGCCGACCAGATCCGACTTCTCGACGTCCAGGCCCTGGACGTACGACTGTCGCAGCTCGCGCACAAGCGCAAGTCGCTGCCCGAGCACGCCGAGATCGAATCGCTGAACAAGGACCTCACGCAGCTGCGCGACCTGCACGTCGCCGCGCAGACCGAGGAGAGCGACTGCGCCCGCGAGCAGACCAAGGCCGAGCAGGACGTCGACCAGGTCCGCCAGCGCGCCGCCCGTGACCAGCAGCGCCTGGACTCCGGCGCCGTCACGTCCCCCAAGGACCTGGAGAACCTCCAGCGCGAGATCGCCTCGCTCGCCAAGCGCCAGGGCGACCTGGAGGACGTCGTCCTCGAGGTCATGGAGCGCCGCGAGTCCGCGCAGGAGCGCTTCGAGGAGCTCACCGGCCGGGTCGCCTCCGTCCAGGGCAAGATCGACGACGCGACGGCCCGCCGTGACGCCTCCTTCGAGGAGCTCGACGGTGAGACGGCCACGGCCATGAAGGAGCGCGGGATCGTCGCCGGTTCCGTCCCCGACGACCTGCTGAAGCTCTACGACAAGCTGCGCGTCAAGGAGGGCGGCGTCGGTGCGGCCCGCCTCTACCAGCGCCGCTGCGAGGGCTGCCAGCTGGAGCTGAACATCACCGAGCTGAACGAGGTCCGGGCCGCGGCGCCCGACTCCGTGGTGCGCTGCGAGAACTGCCACCGGATCCTGGTGCGCACGTCCGAGTCCGGCCTGTAG
- a CDS encoding bifunctional RNase H/acid phosphatase has protein sequence MVREFIVEADGGSRGNPGPAGYGSVVIDAATGETLAEAAEYIGVATNNVAEYRGLVAGLRAAHALDPQASVHVRMDSKLVVEQMSGRWKIKHPDMRPLAAEAATVLPASQVTYEWIPRERNKHADRLANEAMDAGKQGRQWEPSRSTAELDTSRSRADRGAPPGDAAAGAAKARAALAGARGNADARAAGNVASTASQGWSAAPDLGAPATFVLLRHGETALTPEKRFSGSGGADPELSAAGRAQAERVAAALAARGTVQAIVSSPLKRCQETARSVAARLGLDVHIEEGLRETDFGAWEGMTFGEVRERFPDDMNAWLASSKAEPTGGGESFAAVARRVAATRDRLVGQYAGRTVLLVTHVTPIKTLVRLALGAPPESLFRMELSAASLSAVAYYGDGNASVRLLNETAHLR, from the coding sequence GTGGTGCGGGAGTTCATCGTCGAGGCCGACGGCGGTTCCCGGGGCAACCCGGGTCCCGCGGGCTACGGCTCGGTCGTCATCGACGCGGCGACGGGCGAGACCCTCGCGGAGGCCGCCGAGTACATCGGCGTCGCCACGAACAACGTCGCCGAGTACCGGGGACTCGTGGCCGGCCTGCGCGCCGCGCACGCCCTCGACCCGCAGGCGTCGGTGCACGTCCGGATGGACTCCAAGCTCGTCGTCGAGCAGATGTCGGGCCGCTGGAAGATCAAGCACCCCGACATGCGGCCCCTCGCCGCGGAGGCGGCGACCGTGCTGCCGGCGTCGCAGGTGACGTACGAGTGGATCCCGCGCGAGCGGAACAAGCACGCGGACCGGCTCGCCAACGAGGCGATGGATGCGGGCAAGCAGGGCAGGCAGTGGGAGCCCTCACGCTCGACCGCCGAGCTGGACACGTCGCGGTCCCGGGCGGACCGGGGAGCCCCGCCCGGGGACGCGGCGGCCGGGGCGGCGAAGGCGCGGGCCGCGCTCGCGGGAGCGCGGGGGAACGCGGACGCGCGGGCCGCGGGGAACGTGGCGAGCACCGCGTCCCAGGGCTGGTCGGCGGCGCCCGACCTCGGGGCGCCCGCCACCTTCGTACTCCTGCGGCACGGCGAGACCGCGCTCACCCCCGAGAAGCGGTTCTCCGGCTCCGGCGGCGCCGACCCCGAGCTGTCCGCGGCGGGGCGCGCGCAGGCCGAGCGGGTCGCCGCCGCGCTCGCCGCGCGCGGCACCGTCCAGGCGATCGTCTCGTCACCGCTCAAGCGGTGCCAGGAGACGGCGCGGTCCGTCGCCGCCCGCCTCGGGCTCGACGTCCACATCGAAGAGGGCCTGCGCGAGACGGACTTCGGTGCGTGGGAGGGCATGACCTTCGGGGAGGTCCGCGAGCGCTTCCCGGACGACATGAACGCCTGGCTGGCCTCGTCGAAGGCCGAGCCGACCGGGGGCGGCGAGAGCTTCGCGGCGGTCGCCCGCCGGGTCGCCGCGACGCGGGACCGGCTCGTCGGGCAGTACGCGGGACGCACGGTCCTCCTGGTCACGCACGTCACGCCGATCAAGACGCTCGTACGGCTCGCGCTCGGCGCGCCGCCGGAGTCACTGTTCCGGATGGAGCTCTCGGCGGCGTCGCTCTCGGCGGTCGCGTACTACGGGGACGGCAACGCGAGCGTGCGCCTTCTCAACGAGACGGCGCACCTGCGCTGA
- the eda gene encoding bifunctional 4-hydroxy-2-oxoglutarate aldolase/2-dehydro-3-deoxy-phosphogluconate aldolase → MNDSSVLDLAPVVPVVVVEDVADAVPLARALVAGGLRAIEVTLRTPAALDAIRAVADEVPDAVVGAGTVISPRNVADSVAAGARFLVSPGWTDTLLDAMKESGVPFLPGVSTTSEVVALLERGVSEMKFFPAEAAGGVPYLKSLAGPLPQARFCPTGGVSLGSAPSYLALKNVGCVGGSWMLPADAVAAKDWARIETLAREAAGLK, encoded by the coding sequence ATGAATGATTCCTCCGTGCTCGATCTCGCCCCTGTCGTACCCGTCGTCGTCGTGGAGGACGTCGCCGACGCCGTGCCGCTCGCGCGGGCGCTCGTCGCGGGCGGCCTGCGGGCGATCGAGGTGACGCTGCGGACGCCGGCCGCGCTGGACGCGATCCGCGCCGTCGCGGACGAGGTGCCGGACGCCGTCGTCGGCGCGGGCACGGTCATCTCCCCGCGGAACGTCGCCGACTCCGTCGCGGCCGGAGCGCGCTTCCTGGTCAGCCCCGGCTGGACCGACACGCTGCTCGACGCGATGAAGGAGTCCGGCGTGCCGTTCCTGCCGGGCGTCTCCACGACGTCGGAGGTCGTGGCGCTCCTGGAGCGCGGGGTGAGCGAGATGAAGTTCTTCCCCGCCGAGGCCGCGGGCGGTGTGCCGTACTTGAAGTCGCTGGCCGGTCCGCTGCCCCAGGCGCGGTTCTGCCCGACCGGCGGTGTCTCCCTCGGCTCGGCGCCCTCGTACCTGGCGCTCAAGAACGTCGGCTGCGTGGGCGGCAGTTGGATGCTTCCCGCGGACGCGGTCGCGGCGAAGGACTGGGCGCGCATCGAGACGCTGGCCCGCGAAGCGGCCGGCCTCAAGTAG
- the yaaA gene encoding peroxide stress protein YaaA, protein MLVLLPPSEGKAPSGRGAPLKPESLSLAGLAGARQAVLDELVELCAADEDKAREVLGLSEGLRGEIAKNVELRTAGARPAGEIYTGVLYDALGLATLDAAAKRRATRSLLVFSGLWGAVRVSDRIPSYRCSMGVKLPGLGALGAHWRGPMAEVLPEVAGDGLVLDLRSSAYTSAWKPKGEVAGRTATVRVLHAQTDPVTGAEKRSVVSHFNKATKGRIVRTLLETGTTPADPAELVEALRDLGHVVEAQAPAKAGAAWALDVVVTQIH, encoded by the coding sequence GTGCTCGTGCTGCTGCCGCCGTCCGAAGGCAAGGCCCCGTCGGGCCGCGGCGCCCCGCTGAAGCCTGAGTCGCTGTCCCTGGCGGGGCTCGCCGGGGCGCGGCAGGCCGTGCTCGACGAGCTGGTGGAGCTGTGTGCCGCCGACGAGGACAAGGCCCGCGAGGTCCTCGGCCTCAGCGAGGGGCTGCGCGGCGAGATCGCGAAGAACGTGGAGCTGCGTACCGCGGGCGCGCGCCCGGCCGGTGAGATCTACACGGGGGTCCTCTACGACGCGCTCGGTCTCGCCACCCTGGACGCGGCGGCGAAGCGCCGGGCGACGCGTTCGCTGCTGGTGTTCTCGGGCCTGTGGGGCGCGGTGCGGGTGAGCGACCGGATTCCGTCCTACCGCTGCTCGATGGGTGTGAAGCTGCCGGGGCTCGGGGCGCTCGGCGCGCACTGGCGCGGGCCGATGGCCGAGGTGCTTCCCGAGGTGGCCGGGGACGGGCTCGTGCTCGACCTGAGGTCGTCCGCGTACACGAGTGCGTGGAAGCCGAAGGGGGAGGTCGCGGGGCGTACGGCGACGGTGCGGGTGCTGCACGCGCAGACGGATCCGGTGACCGGTGCGGAGAAGCGTTCGGTCGTGTCGCACTTCAACAAGGCGACGAAGGGCCGGATCGTGCGCACGCTCCTGGAGACCGGCACCACGCCCGCGGACCCCGCCGAGCTGGTCGAGGCGCTGCGGGATCTCGGTCATGTGGTGGAGGCGCAGGCGCCCGCGAAAGCGGGGGCGGCGTGGGCGCTCGACGTGGTGGTGACACAGATCCACTGA
- a CDS encoding RNB domain-containing ribonuclease, with amino-acid sequence MPRRHLRVTGAAEAPLRAALRELRTTLDVPGAFPADALAEAERAAAAPHPPEPAGEDATDIPFFTIDPPTSVDLDQAMHLSRRDGGYRVRYAIADVAAYVTPGGPLDTEAQRRVTTLYFPDEKVPLHPTVLSEGAASLLPGQTCPAVLWTLDLDAEGRTVATHVARATVRSRAKLDYEGVQRAVDDGTAEEPVALLRDIGRLREQLETERGGISLNVPEQEITERDGRYELDYRAPLPADGWNAQISLLTGMAAADLMLAAGTGILRTLPAAPDGAVGRLRRTALALHIDWPHHVPYAQLIRSLDPKKPHHAAFLQECTTLLRGAGYTVFSGGTLPELTVHAAVAAPYAHCTAPLRRLADRYAGELCLAACAGTPPPEWVLAALPGLPKEMADGTRRANAVERGCVDIVEAALLKDRVGDVFEACVVDVKDHEPAVGTVQLTDPAVVARIEGGTAPLPLGERLRVRLTQADPGAAKVQFAPA; translated from the coding sequence ATGCCCCGCCGTCATCTCCGTGTGACCGGCGCAGCCGAGGCCCCGCTGCGTGCCGCACTGCGTGAACTGCGTACGACCCTGGACGTCCCCGGGGCCTTCCCGGCCGACGCCCTCGCGGAGGCGGAACGGGCCGCGGCGGCCCCGCACCCGCCGGAACCGGCCGGCGAGGACGCCACCGACATCCCCTTCTTCACGATCGACCCGCCGACCTCCGTCGACCTCGACCAGGCGATGCACCTCTCGCGCCGCGACGGCGGCTACCGGGTCCGGTACGCCATCGCCGACGTCGCCGCGTACGTCACGCCCGGCGGCCCCCTCGACACCGAGGCCCAGCGCCGCGTCACCACGCTCTACTTCCCCGACGAAAAGGTCCCCCTGCACCCCACCGTGCTCAGCGAGGGCGCCGCCAGCCTGCTCCCGGGCCAGACCTGCCCCGCCGTCCTGTGGACCCTCGACCTCGACGCCGAGGGGCGCACCGTCGCCACCCACGTGGCCCGCGCCACCGTCCGCAGCCGCGCCAAGCTCGACTACGAGGGCGTGCAGCGGGCCGTCGACGACGGCACCGCCGAGGAACCCGTGGCGCTGTTGCGCGACATCGGGCGCCTGCGCGAACAGCTGGAGACCGAACGCGGCGGCATCTCCCTCAACGTCCCCGAACAGGAGATCACCGAACGCGACGGCCGCTACGAGCTCGACTACCGCGCCCCGCTCCCCGCCGACGGCTGGAACGCCCAGATCTCCCTGCTCACCGGCATGGCCGCCGCCGACCTCATGCTCGCCGCCGGCACCGGCATCCTGCGCACCCTGCCCGCCGCCCCCGACGGCGCCGTCGGCCGCCTGCGCCGCACGGCCCTCGCCCTGCACATCGACTGGCCGCACCACGTCCCGTACGCCCAGCTCATCCGGTCCCTCGACCCGAAGAAGCCGCACCACGCCGCCTTCCTCCAGGAGTGCACGACGCTCCTGCGCGGCGCCGGCTACACCGTGTTCAGCGGCGGCACGCTCCCCGAGCTCACCGTCCACGCCGCGGTCGCCGCGCCCTATGCCCACTGCACGGCCCCGCTCCGCCGCCTCGCCGACCGATACGCCGGCGAACTGTGCCTGGCCGCCTGTGCGGGCACCCCGCCCCCCGAGTGGGTACTCGCCGCGCTGCCCGGCCTGCCGAAGGAGATGGCGGACGGCACGCGCCGGGCCAATGCCGTCGAGCGCGGCTGCGTCGACATCGTCGAGGCGGCGCTCCTCAAGGACCGCGTCGGCGACGTCTTCGAGGCGTGCGTCGTCGACGTGAAGGACCACGAACCGGCCGTCGGCACCGTCCAGTTGACCGACCCCGCGGTCGTCGCCCGCATCGAGGGCGGTACGGCACCGCTGCCGCTGGGGGAGCGGCTGCGGGTACGGCTGACGCAGGCCGACCCCGGAGCGGCGAAGGTTCAGTTCGCCCCGGCCTGA
- a CDS encoding DUF1876 domain-containing protein, producing the protein MSAQTAVGWHVELEFEEDTHRTRAAALVRLPDGSEVRAHGYASRHPSDANQPRVGEEVAGARALNELAMKMLTKAHDEIDEASGRTSHMLR; encoded by the coding sequence ATGTCGGCACAGACCGCTGTCGGATGGCATGTCGAGCTGGAATTCGAGGAAGACACCCATCGCACGCGTGCCGCCGCGCTCGTCCGGCTCCCCGACGGGAGCGAGGTACGGGCCCATGGCTACGCGAGCCGCCACCCCTCCGACGCGAACCAGCCGCGGGTCGGCGAGGAGGTCGCGGGAGCGAGGGCGCTCAACGAGCTGGCGATGAAGATGCTGACGAAGGCACACGACGAGATCGACGAGGCGTCGGGCCGTACGTCACACATGCTGCGGTGA
- a CDS encoding glycosyltransferase family 2 protein — protein sequence MGNRPREVDALLAAVAKQDVPPTRVVLVGNGSPLPDFTGSGLPFTVTTVELDDNLGCPGGRNVALARLRGFGDVDVAVELDDDGLLVDADVFRTVRDLYAGDPRLGIVGFRIADEHGETQRRHVPRLRAKDPMRGGEVTAFLGGGHAFSMRMLAETGDWPADFFFTHEETDLAWRALDAGWKVVYEPSLLLQHPKTSPARHAVYHRMTARNRVWLARRRLPLPLIPLYLGTWTLLTLARTRSAGGLRAWAGGFVEGVRTPCGGRRPMRWRTAWRMTRLGRPPVI from the coding sequence ATGGGCAACAGGCCCAGGGAGGTCGACGCCCTCCTGGCGGCGGTGGCGAAACAGGACGTGCCGCCGACGCGGGTCGTCCTCGTCGGCAACGGCTCGCCGCTGCCCGACTTCACCGGCTCCGGCCTGCCCTTCACCGTCACGACCGTCGAACTCGACGACAACCTCGGCTGCCCGGGCGGCCGCAACGTCGCCCTGGCGCGGCTGCGCGGCTTCGGCGACGTGGACGTGGCGGTCGAGCTCGACGACGACGGGCTCCTCGTCGACGCGGACGTCTTCCGTACCGTCCGCGACCTGTACGCCGGCGACCCGCGCCTCGGCATCGTCGGCTTCCGCATCGCGGACGAGCACGGCGAGACACAGCGCCGCCACGTGCCGCGGCTGCGCGCGAAGGACCCGATGCGGGGAGGTGAGGTGACGGCGTTCCTCGGCGGCGGCCACGCGTTCTCGATGCGGATGCTCGCCGAGACCGGCGACTGGCCCGCCGACTTCTTCTTCACGCACGAGGAGACCGACCTCGCCTGGCGCGCCCTCGACGCCGGCTGGAAGGTCGTCTACGAGCCGTCGCTCCTGCTCCAGCACCCCAAGACCTCGCCCGCCCGGCACGCCGTCTACCACCGCATGACGGCCCGCAACCGCGTCTGGCTGGCCCGCCGCCGGCTCCCGCTCCCCCTGATCCCGCTCTACCTCGGCACCTGGACCCTCCTCACGCTCGCCCGCACCCGGTCCGCCGGGGGGCTGCGCGCGTGGGCGGGCGGCTTCGTGGAGGGCGTGCGCACGCCCTGCGGGGGCCGGCGGCCGATGCGCTGGCGCACCGCGTGGCGCATGACGCGACTCGGGCGGCCACCGGTGATCTGA
- a CDS encoding GrpB family protein: MMPEPEIPVVAPYDPAWPERGRALCAELGAALGPTALRTEHIGSTAIPGMAAKPVYDLQVSVADLDEAEAAFAGPLADLGFRLSPYRRDHVPAGLDDVPTRWAKRFWSRRGTPAEPVNLHVRLAGSPNERLALLFRDWFRAHPEAVTAYAHFKYALASRVADTGTYADVKDPVVDLVVAAAEPWAAETGWTAEPGA, from the coding sequence ATGATGCCCGAGCCGGAGATCCCCGTCGTCGCCCCGTACGACCCGGCCTGGCCGGAGCGGGGCCGCGCGCTGTGTGCCGAACTCGGCGCGGCGCTCGGCCCGACGGCCCTGCGGACCGAACACATCGGCAGCACGGCGATCCCCGGAATGGCGGCCAAGCCCGTCTACGACCTCCAGGTGAGCGTCGCCGACCTCGACGAGGCGGAGGCCGCCTTCGCGGGCCCCCTCGCAGACCTGGGCTTCCGGCTCTCCCCTTACCGACGGGACCACGTACCGGCGGGCCTGGACGACGTACCGACCCGCTGGGCCAAGCGCTTCTGGTCCCGGCGCGGCACGCCCGCCGAGCCGGTCAACCTGCACGTACGCCTCGCCGGCTCCCCCAACGAACGGCTCGCCCTGCTGTTCCGCGACTGGTTCCGCGCCCACCCGGAGGCGGTCACGGCCTACGCCCACTTCAAGTACGCCCTCGCCTCCCGGGTCGCCGACACCGGCACCTACGCCGACGTGAAGGACCCGGTGGTCGACCTGGTGGTGGCGGCCGCGGAACCCTGGGCGGCCGAGACGGGGTGGACGGCGGAACCCGGCGCCTGA
- a CDS encoding MOSC domain-containing protein yields MGRFDGGEVIAVSSNETYSFTKPNQESITLLAGLGVEGDVHAGVTVKHRSRVAKDPTQPNLRQVHLMHDELFAEVAGQGHDVAPGDLGENVTTTGIDLLALPAGTLLHLGEDGAVVEVTGLRNPCLQIDRFQDGLLKRVVGRDENGAVVRKAGIMGVVRTGGVVRPGDVIRVVLPAGPHVALAAV; encoded by the coding sequence ATGGGCAGGTTCGACGGCGGCGAGGTCATCGCGGTCAGCAGCAACGAGACGTATTCCTTCACGAAGCCGAACCAGGAGAGCATCACGCTGCTCGCCGGGCTCGGTGTCGAGGGCGACGTGCACGCGGGCGTCACGGTCAAGCACCGCTCCCGCGTCGCGAAGGACCCGACGCAGCCGAACCTGCGGCAGGTCCACCTGATGCACGACGAGTTGTTCGCCGAGGTCGCCGGGCAGGGCCACGACGTCGCTCCCGGCGACCTCGGGGAGAACGTCACGACGACCGGCATCGACCTCCTCGCACTGCCCGCGGGCACGCTCCTGCATCTGGGCGAGGACGGCGCCGTCGTCGAGGTCACGGGCCTGCGCAACCCGTGCCTGCAGATCGACCGCTTCCAGGACGGACTGCTCAAGCGGGTCGTCGGGCGCGACGAGAACGGGGCGGTCGTCCGCAAGGCCGGGATCATGGGCGTCGTGCGGACCGGCGGCGTGGTGCGCCCCGGCGACGTGATCCGCGTGGTCCTGCCGGCCGGGCCGCACGTCGCCCTGGCAGCCGTCTGA
- a CDS encoding MazG-like family protein, translating to MSDTTRPSARHDLAPPTYDSVWQTVDGLLAWLESHNRRSADEALLLRVLKLSEEVGEVAQAVIGATGQNPRKGESHSWQDVESELCDVVVTALVALRTLTPQAPEVLAAHLRRVAERSLTS from the coding sequence ATGTCCGACACCACGCGGCCCAGCGCCCGGCACGACCTCGCCCCGCCCACGTACGACAGCGTGTGGCAGACCGTCGACGGGCTGCTCGCGTGGCTCGAATCGCACAACCGCCGCAGCGCGGACGAGGCCCTGTTGCTGCGGGTGCTGAAGCTGTCGGAGGAGGTCGGCGAGGTCGCCCAGGCGGTCATCGGCGCGACGGGCCAGAACCCGCGCAAGGGCGAGAGCCACTCCTGGCAGGACGTCGAGTCCGAACTCTGCGACGTCGTGGTGACGGCCCTGGTCGCCCTGCGCACGCTCACCCCTCAGGCCCCCGAAGTGCTGGCGGCGCATCTGCGCCGGGTGGCGGAGAGGTCGCTCACCTCGTGA
- a CDS encoding DoxX family protein — protein MTCHKTCVDRKDLGLLVLRVGTGGVLAAHGAQKLLGWFGGGGLGATTAAMEAMGYAPPKASALAAGVGEAGGGVLLALGLATPVGGAAAAGTMAGAVAVHAPNGFFAQGGGYEYPAFLGFIAAGLAVTGAGRYSLDHALGHALDRHWMVPAALVGSAAAALAVVASRNKRVGGPGPQPGPGEYSPDVMGE, from the coding sequence ATGACCTGTCACAAGACCTGTGTGGACCGCAAAGACCTGGGGCTGCTCGTGCTGCGCGTGGGCACGGGCGGTGTCCTCGCCGCGCACGGAGCGCAGAAGCTGCTCGGCTGGTTCGGCGGCGGGGGCCTGGGCGCCACGACCGCCGCGATGGAGGCCATGGGCTACGCCCCGCCGAAGGCGAGCGCCCTGGCCGCCGGCGTCGGCGAGGCGGGCGGCGGCGTCCTGCTCGCCCTCGGCCTCGCCACCCCCGTCGGCGGGGCCGCAGCGGCGGGCACGATGGCCGGCGCGGTCGCGGTGCACGCGCCCAACGGCTTCTTCGCCCAGGGCGGCGGCTACGAGTACCCGGCCTTCCTCGGCTTCATCGCTGCGGGACTCGCGGTGACCGGCGCGGGCCGCTACTCCCTCGACCACGCGCTCGGCCACGCCCTGGACCGGCACTGGATGGTCCCGGCCGCGCTCGTGGGCAGCGCCGCGGCGGCGCTCGCGGTCGTGGCGTCGCGCAACAAGCGGGTGGGCGGGCCTGGTCCGCAGCCGGGTCCGGGGGAGTATTCCCCGGACGTCATGGGCGAGTAG
- a CDS encoding nuclear transport factor 2 family protein: MPIQTTKLSDPAVRAFVTAVNAHDREAFRAALAPGATMSDDGSDRDVEEWTGREIFDSNGHMEIEKEYAHGLALTALYRNDAWGEMRTKWQFVVAGGKVTRFETGQA; this comes from the coding sequence ATGCCCATCCAGACAACCAAGCTCAGCGACCCGGCCGTCCGGGCCTTCGTCACCGCGGTGAACGCCCACGACCGGGAGGCCTTCCGGGCCGCCCTCGCGCCCGGCGCGACCATGTCCGACGACGGGTCGGACCGGGACGTCGAGGAGTGGACCGGCCGCGAGATCTTCGACTCCAACGGGCACATGGAGATCGAGAAGGAGTACGCCCACGGCCTGGCCCTGACCGCCCTCTACCGCAACGACGCCTGGGGCGAGATGCGGACGAAGTGGCAGTTCGTCGTGGCGGGCGGCAAGGTGACCCGCTTCGAGACCGGTCAGGCGTAA